In Methanothermus fervidus DSM 2088, a single genomic region encodes these proteins:
- a CDS encoding glutamine--fructose-6-phosphate transaminase (COGs: COG0449 Glucosamine 6-phosphate synthetase contains amidotransferase and phosphosugar isomerase domains~InterPro IPR017932: IPR000583: IPR001347: IPR005855~KEGG: mst:Msp_1196 glucosamine--fructose-6-phosphate aminotransferase~PFAM: sugar isomerase (SIS); glutamine amidotransferase class-II~SPTR: Q2NF26 GlmS~TIGRFAM: glucosamine/fructose-6-phosphate aminotransferase, isomerizing~PFAM: SIS domain; Glutamine amidotransferases class-II~TIGRFAM: glucosamine--fructose-6-phosphate aminotransferase (isomerizing)), which translates to MCGIAGCILKDSEAAPVLLNCLKRLEYRGYDSVGMATLNGSKIYIKKDSGKIDEVSKRLNFLELPGKMGIGHVRWATHGPPTQFNAHPHSDCNNEIVVVHNGIIENFNELKKELIKEGHKFRSETDTEVIAHLIEKYLKESKNLEEAARKTAKRLKGSYALLIMSVHEPDKIIGMRNESPLVVGISDHGLFLASDMPAVLEHTNKFIHLDEREMAIITNDDVVIKNFDGEIINKEIKEVDWTPEMAEKSGYDHFTIKEIHEGPNAIRETLRELNEVKKVAKKLKNIKRICFVACGTSYHASLVGKYVFEKLLGIPTDVILASEFKYSVKTLDKNTLVIFITQSGETADTISAIRMAKNKSKTLAIVNVVGSTATREAEYVIYTRAGPEIGVAATKTYLTQLTCIYMLAASLSGKDEIIDSLKKIPEIVKNTIKLENKIKKISEKYKDAHDVFFIGRGFSYPTALEGALKLKEISYIHAEGYAAGELKHGPLALIEENVPVVSIAPPGESYDKTLGNIEEVKARGSKVIALGSKNNKDLKEISDEFIPIDPSVDEFLSPLVYIVPLQLFAYYTSVGRGIDPDKPRNLAKSVTVE; encoded by the coding sequence ATGTGTGGTATTGCAGGCTGTATACTAAAAGACAGTGAAGCTGCTCCAGTACTTCTAAATTGTTTAAAAAGATTGGAATACAGAGGCTATGACTCAGTGGGCATGGCAACGCTCAATGGTAGCAAAATATACATTAAAAAAGACAGTGGCAAAATTGATGAAGTAAGTAAAAGATTAAATTTTTTAGAATTACCTGGAAAAATGGGCATTGGGCATGTTAGATGGGCTACACATGGTCCTCCCACACAGTTTAATGCACATCCTCACTCAGATTGTAATAATGAAATAGTTGTTGTACATAATGGTATTATAGAAAATTTTAATGAACTAAAGAAAGAATTAATAAAAGAAGGTCATAAATTTAGATCAGAAACTGATACAGAAGTTATTGCACATCTTATAGAAAAATATTTAAAAGAAAGTAAAAATTTAGAAGAAGCTGCCCGAAAAACTGCAAAACGTCTTAAAGGTTCATATGCTTTATTAATAATGTCTGTACATGAACCTGATAAAATAATAGGCATGCGAAATGAAAGTCCCTTAGTTGTTGGAATAAGTGATCATGGACTTTTTTTAGCATCAGATATGCCAGCAGTCCTTGAACATACAAATAAATTCATCCATTTGGATGAGAGAGAAATGGCAATTATAACAAATGATGATGTGGTCATTAAAAATTTTGATGGAGAAATTATTAATAAAGAAATTAAAGAGGTTGACTGGACACCAGAAATGGCAGAAAAATCTGGATATGATCACTTTACAATAAAAGAAATTCATGAAGGACCTAATGCAATCAGAGAAACACTTAGAGAACTCAATGAAGTCAAAAAAGTTGCTAAAAAACTAAAAAATATAAAGAGAATATGTTTTGTTGCATGTGGAACTTCATACCATGCATCTTTAGTAGGTAAATATGTATTTGAAAAATTGTTAGGTATTCCAACAGACGTAATTTTAGCTTCAGAATTTAAATATTCTGTCAAGACCCTAGATAAAAATACATTGGTGATTTTCATAACTCAGTCAGGAGAAACTGCAGACACGATCAGTGCTATAAGGATGGCTAAAAATAAATCTAAAACATTAGCTATTGTTAACGTTGTTGGAAGCACGGCTACAAGGGAAGCTGAATATGTTATCTATACACGTGCAGGACCTGAAATAGGTGTTGCTGCCACAAAAACATATTTAACTCAATTGACATGCATCTACATGCTTGCAGCCTCACTATCAGGTAAAGATGAAATAATTGATTCCCTCAAAAAAATTCCTGAAATTGTGAAAAATACAATAAAATTAGAAAATAAAATAAAGAAAATTTCTGAGAAATACAAAGATGCTCATGATGTGTTTTTCATAGGAAGAGGTTTTTCATACCCAACAGCACTTGAAGGAGCACTTAAACTTAAAGAAATAAGTTATATTCATGCTGAAGGATATGCAGCAGGAGAACTAAAGCATGGTCCATTGGCATTAATAGAAGAAAATGTTCCTGTAGTTTCAATAGCACCTCCAGGAGAAAGTTATGATAAAACATTGGGAAATATAGAAGAAGTAAAAGCAAGAGGATCAAAAGTTATAGCACTTGGATCTAAAAATAACAAAGATTTAAAAGAAATTTCAGATGAATTCATACCAATTGATCCTAGTGTAGATGAATTTCTTTCACCATTAGTATACATAGTTCCTCTACAACTTTTTGCATATTACACTAGTGTTGGAAGAGGTATAGATCCTGATAAACCTAGAAATCTTGCGAAATCTGTTACTGTAGAGTAG
- a CDS encoding ORC complex protein Cdc6/Orc1 (COGs: COG1474 Cdc6-related protein AAA superfamily ATPase~InterPro IPR015163: IPR011991: IPR003593: IPR014277~KEGG: mth:MTH1412 Cdc6 related protein~PFAM: CDC6 domain protein~SMART: AAA ATPase~SPTR: O27463 Cell division control protein 6 homolog 1~TIGRFAM: orc1/cdc6 family replication initiation protein~PFAM: ATPase family associated with various cellular activities (AAA); CDC6, C terminal~TIGRFAM: orc1/cdc6 family replication initiation protein), whose product MNIFDDLSGGKSVFKNKKYLDHRFLPDKLPHREKQIKSIAKYWKEALDGVTPPNITIYGKTGTGKTAVAKFVMKQLKEIAEPNVRVEYIRCTDYSTEYQVLARLCQLMGKDVPFRGWTKAEVINVFKDTLRRNVYDEKPILIVILDEIDILLRKDGDGLLYTLTRTDNISILSISNYVDFKRFIKPRVKSSLRDREIVFPPYGANQLVDILEERADMAFKKNVLEDDVIPLCAALAAKEEGDARYALDLLRTAGEIADERGSDIVKGEFVREAKEYIEHNKIVEIVSTLPAQQQRVLEAILYLTKRNEEITSGKLYETYKKLSRGKDIVSYRRIFDFINELELLGIISTNTVSRGRGRGRTNIIKLQCDVSLLEDALWVI is encoded by the coding sequence ATGAATATTTTTGATGATTTAAGTGGCGGAAAAAGTGTATTTAAAAACAAAAAATATTTAGATCATCGTTTTTTACCTGATAAGCTCCCACATAGAGAAAAACAAATAAAATCAATAGCAAAATATTGGAAAGAAGCTTTAGATGGAGTTACACCACCTAACATAACAATCTATGGTAAAACAGGCACTGGAAAAACCGCTGTAGCAAAATTTGTCATGAAACAACTGAAAGAAATAGCTGAACCTAACGTTAGAGTTGAATATATTAGATGTACAGATTATAGTACAGAATACCAAGTTCTTGCAAGACTTTGCCAACTAATGGGTAAAGATGTACCATTTAGAGGATGGACAAAAGCAGAAGTTATAAATGTTTTTAAAGATACATTGCGTAGAAATGTTTATGATGAGAAACCTATTTTGATTGTGATACTTGATGAAATTGATATATTACTTAGAAAAGATGGGGACGGACTTCTATACACACTAACAAGAACTGATAACATATCTATTTTGTCTATCAGTAACTACGTTGATTTTAAACGATTCATTAAACCTAGAGTAAAAAGTAGTTTACGCGACAGAGAGATCGTTTTTCCACCATATGGTGCAAATCAATTAGTTGATATTTTAGAAGAAAGGGCTGACATGGCTTTCAAAAAAAATGTATTAGAGGATGATGTAATACCTTTATGTGCAGCACTAGCAGCTAAAGAAGAAGGTGATGCAAGATATGCCCTAGATCTTTTAAGAACTGCAGGTGAAATAGCAGATGAAAGAGGCTCTGACATTGTTAAAGGTGAATTTGTAAGAGAAGCAAAAGAATACATCGAACATAATAAAATTGTAGAAATTGTTTCAACGCTCCCAGCTCAACAGCAACGTGTTTTAGAGGCAATACTTTATTTAACAAAAAGAAATGAAGAAATAACTTCAGGAAAATTATATGAAACTTATAAAAAACTTTCAAGAGGTAAAGATATTGTATCATACAGAAGAATATTTGACTTTATAAATGAATTGGAATTATTAGGTATAATTTCTACAAACACGGTTTCTAGAGGTAGAGGAAGAGGCAGAACCAATATAATAAAACTACAGTGTGATGTTTCACTTTTAGAAGATGCTTTATGGGTTATTTAA
- a CDS encoding aspartate carbamoyltransferase (COGs: COG0540 Aspartate carbamoyltransferase catalytic chain~InterPro IPR006130: IPR006132: IPR006131: IPR002082~KEGG: mth:MTH1413 aspartate carbamoyltransferase catalytic subunit~PFAM: aspartate/ornithine carbamoyltransferase carbamoyl-P binding domain; aspartate/ornithine carbamoyltransferase Asp/Orn-binding region~PRIAM: Aspartate carbamoyltransferase~SPTR: O27464 Aspartate carbamoyltransferase~TIGRFAM: aspartate carbamoyltransferase~PFAM: Aspartate/ornithine carbamoyltransferase, carbamoyl-P binding domain; Aspartate/ornithine carbamoyltransferase, Asp/Orn binding domain~TIGRFAM: aspartate carbamoyltransferase) codes for MLKLKDIISIRDLEKKDIKLILKVARKMESIARGEKTSNVLEGKVLGMMFYEPSTRTRLSFEAAMKRLGGKVIGFSEVRTSSTMKGENLADTARTVAQYSDAIVIRHELEGSARYVADLVEVPVINAGDGAGQHPTQTLLDLYTIKRTFGKINGLHVAILGDLKYGRTVHSLAHALAMFNVKMSFVSPPELKMPEDIIEDLKNFEVEINETSNLNEVIDDIDVLYVTRIQKERFPDPQEYSRIKGAYNIDAKTLEGKDLIVMHPLPRVDEISYEVDNLPCAKYFKQAFYGVPVRMAILKLLIK; via the coding sequence ATGTTAAAATTAAAAGACATTATCTCTATTAGAGATTTAGAAAAAAAAGATATTAAACTTATACTTAAGGTCGCCAGAAAAATGGAAAGTATAGCACGTGGAGAGAAGACTTCAAACGTTCTTGAAGGTAAAGTTTTGGGCATGATGTTCTATGAACCATCAACTAGAACTCGTCTTTCATTTGAAGCTGCCATGAAGAGATTAGGAGGTAAAGTAATCGGATTTTCTGAAGTAAGGACAAGTTCAACGATGAAAGGTGAAAATTTGGCAGATACTGCCAGGACAGTGGCACAATATTCAGATGCTATAGTGATAAGACATGAATTAGAAGGTTCAGCACGCTATGTAGCAGATCTTGTTGAAGTTCCTGTGATAAATGCTGGTGATGGAGCTGGTCAACATCCCACTCAGACCCTCCTTGATTTATATACAATAAAAAGAACATTTGGAAAAATAAATGGGTTACATGTTGCAATTCTTGGTGATTTAAAATATGGAAGAACTGTGCATTCATTGGCACATGCCTTAGCAATGTTTAATGTTAAAATGAGCTTTGTTTCTCCACCTGAACTTAAGATGCCAGAAGATATCATAGAAGATCTTAAAAATTTTGAAGTTGAAATAAACGAAACTTCAAATTTGAATGAGGTTATCGATGATATAGATGTATTATATGTTACACGTATTCAAAAAGAAAGATTTCCAGATCCACAAGAATATTCAAGAATTAAAGGTGCCTATAACATAGATGCAAAAACTTTGGAAGGAAAAGATTTAATTGTTATGCATCCTCTTCCAAGGGTAGATGAAATTTCTTATGAAGTAGATAATCTACCTTGCGCAAAATATTTTAAACAAGCCTTCTATGGTGTACCTGTTAGGATGGCTATATTAAAATTATTAATTAAATAA
- a CDS encoding hypothetical protein (KEGG: msi:Msm_0782 hypothetical protein~SPTR: B9AEB4 Putative uncharacterized protein): MVMIKLDQCGQSSAEILLIVAAALALVLIAGYVAVTVSKTVGGNVSDVVDAARNSTLLKLGSSP; encoded by the coding sequence ATGGTTATGATCAAACTTGACCAATGTGGACAGAGCAGTGCGGAAATATTACTTATTGTTGCTGCAGCATTAGCTTTAGTATTAATTGCTGGTTATGTTGCAGTTACAGTTTCAAAAACCGTTGGTGGGAATGTTTCAGACGTTGTCGACGCTGCAAGAAACTCTACATTATTAAAACTTGGTAGTAGTCCATAA
- a CDS encoding ribose-5-phosphate isomerase (COGs: COG0120 Ribose 5-phosphate isomerase~InterPro IPR004788~KEGG: msi:Msm_0284 ribose-5-phosphate isomerase A~PFAM: Ribose 5-phosphate isomerase~PRIAM: Ribose-5-phosphate isomerase~SPTR: A5UJW1 Ribose 5-phosphate isomerase, RpiA~TIGRFAM: ribose 5-phosphate isomerase~PFAM: Ribose 5-phosphate isomerase A (phosphoriboisomerase A)~TIGRFAM: ribose 5-phosphate isomerase), with the protein MDSRTLQKKLVGYEAAKRIKDGQVVGLGTGTTVRYFIEKLGEKIKERELDILGIPTSYQSFLLAKNCGIPLTTLEEHDVDIAIDGADEVDKKLNLIKGKGGAHTQEKIVDYSAKKFIVIVDESKIVDELGKSPVPVEVIPSSLRMVCENIKKLGGKPSLRFYKYTPWISDNGNFIIDVKFDSIGDPSRLEKELNNIPGVVENGIFSKNVDEVLVGTKNGIKVLK; encoded by the coding sequence ATGGACTCACGAACATTGCAAAAGAAATTAGTTGGGTATGAAGCTGCAAAAAGAATTAAAGATGGCCAAGTAGTTGGTCTTGGAACTGGCACAACAGTTAGATATTTTATTGAAAAATTAGGGGAAAAGATAAAGGAAAGGGAGTTAGATATACTTGGAATTCCAACTTCTTATCAATCATTTTTATTGGCAAAAAATTGTGGTATACCTTTAACAACATTGGAAGAACATGATGTAGACATTGCTATTGATGGTGCTGATGAAGTAGACAAAAAGCTTAATTTAATTAAAGGAAAAGGAGGTGCTCATACACAAGAAAAAATAGTAGATTATTCTGCCAAAAAATTTATTGTCATTGTAGATGAATCAAAAATTGTTGATGAGCTTGGTAAATCACCTGTTCCTGTTGAAGTAATTCCATCTTCACTACGTATGGTCTGTGAAAATATAAAGAAATTAGGTGGAAAACCATCGTTAAGATTTTATAAATATACTCCTTGGATCTCAGACAATGGTAATTTTATAATAGATGTTAAATTTGATTCTATTGGAGATCCATCAAGATTGGAGAAGGAATTAAATAATATTCCTGGTGTGGTTGAAAATGGAATATTTTCTAAGAATGTTGATGAGGTGTTAGTAGGTACTAAAAATGGAATTAAAGTTTTAAAATAA
- a CDS encoding Protein of unknown function UPF0179 (COGs: COG1860 conserved hypothetical protein~InterPro IPR005369~KEGG: mth:MTH609 hypothetical protein~PFAM: Protein of unknown function UPF0179~SPTR: P72011 UPF0179 protein MTH_609~PFAM: Uncharacterised protein family (UPF0179)), with product MEGKERLITLIGKKLAKKGKIFKFCGPSKECQRCRYRSVCINPLEKGRLYIIKDVKDRTHNCPIHDEGKVKVVEVEKAKITALIDSKRAFEGSTIVYSPQECNNKHCKLRKFCFPEGLFPGDRCTIVKVLGKVHECQENYDLTKVLLKID from the coding sequence ATGGAAGGAAAAGAGAGATTAATAACACTAATAGGTAAAAAATTGGCAAAGAAAGGCAAAATTTTCAAATTTTGTGGTCCAAGCAAAGAATGTCAAAGATGTAGGTATAGAAGTGTCTGTATAAATCCTCTTGAAAAAGGTAGATTGTATATAATAAAAGATGTTAAAGATAGAACGCACAATTGCCCAATTCATGACGAAGGTAAAGTTAAAGTTGTTGAAGTAGAAAAAGCAAAGATAACTGCATTAATAGATTCAAAAAGAGCATTTGAAGGCTCGACGATAGTATATTCACCACAGGAATGTAATAACAAACATTGTAAATTAAGAAAATTTTGTTTTCCAGAAGGATTGTTTCCTGGAGATAGATGCACCATAGTAAAAGTTCTAGGAAAAGTTCATGAGTGCCAAGAAAATTACGATCTTACTAAGGTATTATTAAAAATAGATTAA